One genomic region from Prunus persica cultivar Lovell chromosome G3, Prunus_persica_NCBIv2, whole genome shotgun sequence encodes:
- the LOC18784477 gene encoding uncharacterized protein LOC18784477, which produces MRTNNKCTEVGASYEGSRRPKTTLAKGTKGNSSAASSSSKKRTPAKRISGPMGTGVFGVRVFIPRDRNPCSPLLHFDLEEHISFKLTLKKIRGCGNNDICATWYNKAMHDTVKAKVKESGFLPFLSILGHGKKGDRPLLVALAERWWDTTHTFHFDEVGEMTMTPMDFAAITGLRVGGKRLTYDLDIYKNKNKVVKLFGKPIADLLAGERRVPYESLCTPYWKKNPKDDKEADQIARAFILCLIGSSFLNDKSQYVSMHYAPCLEIVSDIGKYDWGGAALACLYRSLDSCSRGRSSSMGGYWRAWEVWACEYLKPFALSRPSRTVNTWPRTLRWVGVKSKRDLQHHLEHFRVMMRHLTNDQVNWNPWGTNESDMPEAVKKSVPATRKRILLEGPAGSAWFLGERVAMQSLGTTEPQVPNIPPRTMLSDYKLTDESEVREALNGYPASEWLANSPNYAHYRDEYIRYRHYEDLLEAEGEYRNLVGANIRVGNISPQPWSVRIPCWAAENGSKLVRIPRGQDSLDLPLPAGVTHVTAEAATEILQLNAGLNVVLFSTSLEASIEIRRLRQEIEILKNTSGTTTASSGIGEHILNDDVEHEFRTKFNHDDIGRKGKTKIVIPEEHEEDEEEEDEEEDEDDAWIKETEVGDEDEEADEDEVGDEDEEADEDGAVAKGNPDAEQHSTDQKRKVEKSLHSRTPKRKKTK; this is translated from the exons ATGAGGACGAATAACAAGTGCACTGAGGTTGGAGCATCTTATGAAGGTTCCCGGCGCCCGAAGACCACACTTGCAAAGGGTACGAAAGGTAACTCTTCAGCGGCTTCCTCAAGCTCGAAAAAACGGACGCCAGCAAAACGAATATCGGGTCCTATGGGTACTGGGGTGTTCGGGGTACGTGTGTTCATACCAAGAGACCGCAATCCTTGTTCACCCTTGCTTCACTTCGATTTGGAGGAACATATCTCCTTCAAG ctgactttaaaaaaaatcagaggGTGTGGAAACAACGACATATGTGCTACATGGTATAACAAAGCAATGCACGACACGGTGAAAGCAAAGGTGAAAGAATCTGGATTTTTGCCCTTTTTGTCAATATTGGGCCATGGAAAGAAAGGGGATAGGCCATTACTTGTGGCCTTAGCTGAGAGATGGTGGGACACTACCCACACATTCCACTTCGATGAAGTTGGAGAGATGACAATGACCCCCATGGACTTCGCAGCAATCACAGGATTGCGTGTTGGTGGGAAGCGATTAACGTACGACTTGGACatttacaaaaataagaataagGTGGTGAAATTGTTTGGGAAACCAATTGCAGACCTACTGGCAGGGGAAAGGAGAGTGCCGTATGAAAGCCTTTGCACTCCGTACTGGAAGAAGAATCCGAAAGATGATAAAGAAGCAGACCAAATTGCAAGGGCATTTATACTGTGCTTGATTGGCTCCTCATTCCTAAATGACAAGAGCCAATACGTGAGTATGCACTACGCCCCTTGTCTAGAAATTGTCTCAGACATTGGTAAATATGACTGGGGCGGTGCGGCTTTGGCTTGCTTGTATAGATCACTGGATTCTTGTTCTAGGGGCAGGTCATCAAGCATGGGCGGGTATTGGAGGGCATGGGAG GTATGGGCTTGCGAGTATCTAAAGCCGTTTGCTTTATCAAGGCCCAGTAGAACAGTGAACACGTGGCCCCGAACATTGAGGTGGGTtggtgtaaaatcaaagcggGACTTGCAACATCACTTGGAACATTTTAGGGTGATGATGCGACATCTAACAAATGATCAG GTTAATTGGAACCCATGGGGGACCAATGAATCCGACATGCCGGAAGCCGTCAAAAAGAGCGTGCCGGCAACCCGTAAACGAATCCTACTTGAGGGACCAGCTGGTTCAGCCTGGTTTTTAGGAGAGCGAGTCGCTATGCAAAGTTTAGGCACCACAGAACCTCAAGTACCCAATATTCCACCGAGGACAATGCTTTCTGATTATAAGCTGACTGATGAGTCAGAAGTCAGGGAAGCACTGAATGGGTACCCCGCTTCAGAATGGCTTGCAAATTCACCCAACTATGCCCACTACAGAGATGAGTATATAAGGTACCGCCACTATGAGGACTTACTTGAAGCG GAAGGAGAATATCGAAATCTCGTAGGGGCCAATATAAGGGTAGGAAACATCTCTCCTCAGCCATGGTCAGTGCGAATACCATGCTGGGCAGCTGAAAATGGAAGTAAACTTGTGCGGATACCCCGTGGGCAAGATAGTCTTGATCTACCATTACCTGCTGGTGTGACACAT GTAACTGCTGAAGCTGCAACCGAGATTTTGCAGCTGAATGCTGGGTTGAATGTCGTACTATTTTCAACTTCATTGGAAGCAAGCATAGAGATCAGGCGCCTACGGCAAGAGATT GAGATATTGAAGAACACCTCGGGAACAACCACTGCAAGTTCGGGTATTGGTGAACACATCTTAAATGATGATGTAGAACAT GAGTTTCGCACAAAATTTAATCATGACGACATAGGTAGAAAAGGAAAGACAAAAATTGTGATACCAGAAGAgcatgaagaagatgaggaagaggaagatgaagaggaagatgaagacGATGCTTGGATCAAAGAGACAGAGGTTGGGGATGAGGATGAGGAAGCCGATGAGGACGAGGTTGGGGATGAGGATGAGGAAGCCGATGAGGACGGGGCCGTAGCTAAGGGTAATCCGGATGCAGAACAACACTCCACAGACCAAAAACGCAAAGTTGAGAAAAGTCTTCATTCACGTAccccaaagagaaagaaaaccaagTAA